In Drosophila santomea strain STO CAGO 1482 chromosome 3L, Prin_Dsan_1.1, whole genome shotgun sequence, a single window of DNA contains:
- the LOC120447461 gene encoding uncharacterized protein LOC120447461 isoform X5, producing the protein MVTYHFRSSLTQFSVPQLEAPSATTAKCSKARKEANKSNMNRNSPSKSMSVKSSQLYRRIAPRNRSMPGMRDQRNMTLQRIPKRGSNEMGTASDCAASLSQQIKAVSSPTLSEPCSEEQPQKAVESTEVASAGSSGGSGGLGVLQKFKRTLNNFNSKNQMHISPLSPAAVGSNHPKTKTSPTTPTVTIAPPATTTTAGDPGSEGGDTSSGKYRFGPLIWRTSKERRKTKYNRRDKCNSGDSGIQIELEQDEQYSRAMAVGRQDEPRAFVLTNGAGLSKMRAIRRTNSAKASNLLGPFIVKTKIAKHLNIGESEKAERKAPESLPTRSLSQPNGLESYGMGRPDLEDSDSDSVASNEEAVSFYPTIYAEVLYNFTAGGPQELGLERGMLIEILRKEVGPWWFGRIKKEETNLVEDILGPELGWFPKEFVRIIHCPETDNFFLAHRAAAEEAEAEEATARAEEGSVPVPVAAFAEDTDVTVTTDQSNVTLIVIESPSTPSAPSVDFVAQPDHSTIIRRSAVRELLDTEVNYVKLLAAICDGYLPAMSKRIDIFSPNSIRLIFSNITAIYKFQRKFLEALRRGIEQNQIAKVFLKMHKGFLCYSTYCNAYPRALIELETYDRVKDARTILENCRESQNLAELPLSAHLLAPVQRICRYPLHLNEIIKSALEKGVQEENDIDGARSAAKTTDYEQLDVNELDIPDTQDTVNLALEAMRGITEAVNEGKRHSETIARHQASFQNFKGPPLHLHSARFFLQVDATRQKQNLWNSSYTLFLFDNQLVYCKRDIIKRSHFIYKGRIFLDRCRVVNVRDGKMFGHTIKNSLRIYSESRDKWYDFSFRSANRKHRFLSTLALERQFGGKALYVSEMTGFEYNYEERPGDYSDQSDYDAQDFELPAVVTSGESSLPESPAKSTSRLCETLPKKSQSRDGISSAESSQIVSTTSTGSLGRRHFGNWFRKPKSANCTPSQSPTHKPSFDADATLTEARVAAMELAEAAAALVPTDSSSA; encoded by the exons CCAGTGACTGTGCTGCGAGTTTG TCGCAGCAGATAAAGGCGGTCTCCAGTCCCACGCTGTCCGAGCCGTGCTCAGAGGAGCAGCCCCAGAAAGCAGTTGAAAGTACGGAAGTGGCTAGCGCAGGCAGCAGCGGCGGAAGTGGAGGCCTGGGCGTATTGCAGAAATTCAAGCGCACCTTGAACAACTTTAACAGCAAAAATCAGATGCACATCTCTCCGCTGTCGCCAGCGGCAGTAGGAAGCAATCACCCAAAGACCAAGACATCGCCAACAACACCGACCGTAACCATAGCACCTCCGGCAACGACGACCACAGCTGGCGATCCTGGATCAGAGGGCGGCGACACGAGCTCTGGTAAATACCGATTTGGGCCCCTCATTTGGCGCACCTCCAAAGAACGCCGTAAGACGAAGTACAACCGACGCGACAAGTGCAATTCTGGTGACTCGGGCATTCAGATCGAGCTGGAACAGGATGAGCAGTACTCCCGAGCGATGGCTGTGGGCCGCCAGGATGAACCCCGCGCTTTTGTCTTAACCAATGGTGCTGGGCTCTCCAAAATGCGAGCCATACGTCGCACCAACTCGGCAAAGGCGAGCAACCTCCTCGGTCCCTTCATTGTTAAAACCAAAATAGCCAAGCATTTAAACATTGGAGAGTCAGAAAAAGCTGAGCGCAAGGCGCCCGAGTCTCTGCCCACGCGATCGCTCAGTCAACCGAACGGCCTGGAGTCCTACGGCATGGGTCGTCCCGATCTGGAggacagcgacagcgacagtGTCGCGTCGAACGAGGAAG CTGTGAGCTTCTACCCAACCATCTATGCGGAGGTACTCTACAACTTCACGGCGGGCGGTCCTCAAGAACTGGGGCTGGAGCGCGGAATGCTTATAGAGATATTGCGCAAGGAGGTTGGACCCTGGTGGTTCGGCCGCATCAAGAAGGAGGAAACCAATCTCGTGGAAGACATATTGGGTCCTGAGCTGGGCTGGTTCCCCAAGGAGTTTGTGCGCATCATACACTGCCCAGAGACAGACAATTTCTTTTTGGCGCACAGGGCTGCTGCTGAAGAGGCGGAGGCTGAGGAAGCGACAGCTCGTGCAGAGGAAGGATCTGTTCCTGTGCCCGTTGCGGCATTTGCCGAGGATACAGATGTTACCGTGACCACAGACCAAAGCAACGTGACCCTCATTGTCATTGAATCACCATCTACTCCGAGTGCACCCAGTGTGGACTTCGTTGCCCAACCGGATCACAGCACGATCATACGCCGCAGTGCCGTTCGCGAACTGCTTGATACGGAGGTCAATTATGTAAAACTGCTGGCAGCCATTTGTGATGG GTACCTGCCAGCTATGAGCAAGCGCATCGATATATTTTCACCAAATAGTATTCGGCTAATCTTTTCCAACATAACGGCCATTTACAAGTTTCAGCGAAAGTTTCTTGAAGCCTTGCGACGAGGAATCGAGCAAAACCAGATTGCCAAAGTTTTCCTCAAAATG CACAAAGGTTTCCTATGCTACTCCACCTACTGCAACGCATACCCTCGAGCCCTAATAGAACTTGAGACCTACGATCGCGTTAAAGACGCCCGTACAATTCTTGAGAA CTGCCGCGAGTCCCAAAACCTGGCCGAGCTTCCCCTCTCTGCTCACCTGCTGGCACCGGTGCAACGAATCTGCCGCTATCCCCTGCACCTCAACGAGATTATCAAGTCGGCATTGGAAAAGGGAGTTCAGGAAGAGAATGATATAGACGGCGCGAGGTCAGCTGCCAAAACAACTGACTATGAGCAACTCGATGTCAATGAACTGGACATACCCGACACTCAAGACACTGTCAATTTGGCGCTGGAAGCGATGCGCGGCATCACGGAAGCAGTCAATGAGGGCAAGCGCCACAGCGAGACGATTGCCAGGCATCAAGCCAGCTTCCAAAACTTTAAGGGACCCCCGCTGCACTTGCACAGTGCTCGTTTCTTCCTGCAAGTCGATGCCACGCGACAGAAACAGAATCTGTGGAACAGCAGCTACACTCTGTTCCTTTTTGATAACCAGCTGGTGTACTGCAAACGAGATATTATTAAGCGGAGCCATTTCATCTACAAAGGACGCATTTTTCTGGATCGCTGTCGCGTGGTAAACGTGAGGGACGGAAAAATGTTTGGGCATACCATCAAGAACTCCCTACGCATCTATAGCGAGTCTCGGGACAAATGGTACGACTTTAGCTTCCGTTCGGCGAACCGCAAGCATCGCTTCCTAAGCACTCTCGCTCTGGAGCGCCAATTTGGTGGTAAGGCTCTGTATGTATCAGAGATGACTGGATTCGAGTACAATTACGAGGAGCGGCCGGGCGATTACTCAGACCAATCAGATTACGATGCACAAGATTTTGAATTACCAGCAGTAGTCACCAGTGGTGAGAGCTCACTGCCGGAGTCGCCGGCCAAGTCTACGTCTCGCCTGTGTGAGACATTGCCAAAAAAATCACAGTCCAGGGACGGAATATCCAGCGCTGAAAGCTCTCAAATTGTCTCCACCACATCTACAGGTTCGCTAGGAAGGCGACATTTTGGCAACTGGTTCCGCAAGCCCAAGAGCGCCAACTGCACTCCAAGTCAGTCTCCGACGCATAAGCCGAGCTTCGACGCAGACGCCACGCTTACGGAAGCCCGGGTTGCTGCCATGGAACTGGCTGAAGCAGCAGCTGCGCTGGTGCCAACGGACAGCTCCTCTGCGTAA
- the LOC120447461 gene encoding uncharacterized protein LOC120447461 isoform X4: MKKLIIPTLMDTYGLIKFWDFDSGAPAGASLSTRGRVDLSVPEGNIMPGEGYKWKSRLLQSQQIKAVSSPTLSEPCSEEQPQKAVESTEVASAGSSGGSGGLGVLQKFKRTLNNFNSKNQMHISPLSPAAVGSNHPKTKTSPTTPTVTIAPPATTTTAGDPGSEGGDTSSGKYRFGPLIWRTSKERRKTKYNRRDKCNSGDSGIQIELEQDEQYSRAMAVGRQDEPRAFVLTNGAGLSKMRAIRRTNSAKASNLLGPFIVKTKIAKHLNIGESEKAERKAPESLPTRSLSQPNGLESYGMGRPDLEDSDSDSVASNEEAVSFYPTIYAEVLYNFTAGGPQELGLERGMLIEILRKEVGPWWFGRIKKEETNLVEDILGPELGWFPKEFVRIIHCPETDNFFLAHRAAAEEAEAEEATARAEEGSVPVPVAAFAEDTDVTVTTDQSNVTLIVIESPSTPSAPSVDFVAQPDHSTIIRRSAVRELLDTEVNYVKLLAAICDGYLPAMSKRIDIFSPNSIRLIFSNITAIYKFQRKFLEALRRGIEQNQIAKVFLKMHKGFLCYSTYCNAYPRALIELETYDRVKDARTILENCRESQNLAELPLSAHLLAPVQRICRYPLHLNEIIKSALEKGVQEENDIDGARSAAKTTDYEQLDVNELDIPDTQDTVNLALEAMRGITEAVNEGKRHSETIARHQASFQNFKGPPLHLHSARFFLQVDATRQKQNLWNSSYTLFLFDNQLVYCKRDIIKRSHFIYKGRIFLDRCRVVNVRDGKMFGHTIKNSLRIYSESRDKWYDFSFRSANRKHRFLSTLALERQFGGKALYVSEMTGFEYNYEERPGDYSDQSDYDAQDFELPAVVTSGESSLPESPAKSTSRLCETLPKKSQSRDGISSAESSQIVSTTSTGSLGRRHFGNWFRKPKSANCTPSQSPTHKPSFDADATLTEARVAAMELAEAAAALVPTDSSSA, from the exons ATGAAGAAGCTGATAATACCCACGCTCATGGACACCTATGGGCTGATCAAGTTCTGGGACTTCGATTCGGGCGCCCCTGCAGGTGCATCGCTGTCCACCAGAGGGAGAGTGGATCTCAGCGTGCCCGAGGGCAACATTATGCCTGGCGAGGGCTACAAATGGAAGTCTCGTCTGCTTCAG TCGCAGCAGATAAAGGCGGTCTCCAGTCCCACGCTGTCCGAGCCGTGCTCAGAGGAGCAGCCCCAGAAAGCAGTTGAAAGTACGGAAGTGGCTAGCGCAGGCAGCAGCGGCGGAAGTGGAGGCCTGGGCGTATTGCAGAAATTCAAGCGCACCTTGAACAACTTTAACAGCAAAAATCAGATGCACATCTCTCCGCTGTCGCCAGCGGCAGTAGGAAGCAATCACCCAAAGACCAAGACATCGCCAACAACACCGACCGTAACCATAGCACCTCCGGCAACGACGACCACAGCTGGCGATCCTGGATCAGAGGGCGGCGACACGAGCTCTGGTAAATACCGATTTGGGCCCCTCATTTGGCGCACCTCCAAAGAACGCCGTAAGACGAAGTACAACCGACGCGACAAGTGCAATTCTGGTGACTCGGGCATTCAGATCGAGCTGGAACAGGATGAGCAGTACTCCCGAGCGATGGCTGTGGGCCGCCAGGATGAACCCCGCGCTTTTGTCTTAACCAATGGTGCTGGGCTCTCCAAAATGCGAGCCATACGTCGCACCAACTCGGCAAAGGCGAGCAACCTCCTCGGTCCCTTCATTGTTAAAACCAAAATAGCCAAGCATTTAAACATTGGAGAGTCAGAAAAAGCTGAGCGCAAGGCGCCCGAGTCTCTGCCCACGCGATCGCTCAGTCAACCGAACGGCCTGGAGTCCTACGGCATGGGTCGTCCCGATCTGGAggacagcgacagcgacagtGTCGCGTCGAACGAGGAAG CTGTGAGCTTCTACCCAACCATCTATGCGGAGGTACTCTACAACTTCACGGCGGGCGGTCCTCAAGAACTGGGGCTGGAGCGCGGAATGCTTATAGAGATATTGCGCAAGGAGGTTGGACCCTGGTGGTTCGGCCGCATCAAGAAGGAGGAAACCAATCTCGTGGAAGACATATTGGGTCCTGAGCTGGGCTGGTTCCCCAAGGAGTTTGTGCGCATCATACACTGCCCAGAGACAGACAATTTCTTTTTGGCGCACAGGGCTGCTGCTGAAGAGGCGGAGGCTGAGGAAGCGACAGCTCGTGCAGAGGAAGGATCTGTTCCTGTGCCCGTTGCGGCATTTGCCGAGGATACAGATGTTACCGTGACCACAGACCAAAGCAACGTGACCCTCATTGTCATTGAATCACCATCTACTCCGAGTGCACCCAGTGTGGACTTCGTTGCCCAACCGGATCACAGCACGATCATACGCCGCAGTGCCGTTCGCGAACTGCTTGATACGGAGGTCAATTATGTAAAACTGCTGGCAGCCATTTGTGATGG GTACCTGCCAGCTATGAGCAAGCGCATCGATATATTTTCACCAAATAGTATTCGGCTAATCTTTTCCAACATAACGGCCATTTACAAGTTTCAGCGAAAGTTTCTTGAAGCCTTGCGACGAGGAATCGAGCAAAACCAGATTGCCAAAGTTTTCCTCAAAATG CACAAAGGTTTCCTATGCTACTCCACCTACTGCAACGCATACCCTCGAGCCCTAATAGAACTTGAGACCTACGATCGCGTTAAAGACGCCCGTACAATTCTTGAGAA CTGCCGCGAGTCCCAAAACCTGGCCGAGCTTCCCCTCTCTGCTCACCTGCTGGCACCGGTGCAACGAATCTGCCGCTATCCCCTGCACCTCAACGAGATTATCAAGTCGGCATTGGAAAAGGGAGTTCAGGAAGAGAATGATATAGACGGCGCGAGGTCAGCTGCCAAAACAACTGACTATGAGCAACTCGATGTCAATGAACTGGACATACCCGACACTCAAGACACTGTCAATTTGGCGCTGGAAGCGATGCGCGGCATCACGGAAGCAGTCAATGAGGGCAAGCGCCACAGCGAGACGATTGCCAGGCATCAAGCCAGCTTCCAAAACTTTAAGGGACCCCCGCTGCACTTGCACAGTGCTCGTTTCTTCCTGCAAGTCGATGCCACGCGACAGAAACAGAATCTGTGGAACAGCAGCTACACTCTGTTCCTTTTTGATAACCAGCTGGTGTACTGCAAACGAGATATTATTAAGCGGAGCCATTTCATCTACAAAGGACGCATTTTTCTGGATCGCTGTCGCGTGGTAAACGTGAGGGACGGAAAAATGTTTGGGCATACCATCAAGAACTCCCTACGCATCTATAGCGAGTCTCGGGACAAATGGTACGACTTTAGCTTCCGTTCGGCGAACCGCAAGCATCGCTTCCTAAGCACTCTCGCTCTGGAGCGCCAATTTGGTGGTAAGGCTCTGTATGTATCAGAGATGACTGGATTCGAGTACAATTACGAGGAGCGGCCGGGCGATTACTCAGACCAATCAGATTACGATGCACAAGATTTTGAATTACCAGCAGTAGTCACCAGTGGTGAGAGCTCACTGCCGGAGTCGCCGGCCAAGTCTACGTCTCGCCTGTGTGAGACATTGCCAAAAAAATCACAGTCCAGGGACGGAATATCCAGCGCTGAAAGCTCTCAAATTGTCTCCACCACATCTACAGGTTCGCTAGGAAGGCGACATTTTGGCAACTGGTTCCGCAAGCCCAAGAGCGCCAACTGCACTCCAAGTCAGTCTCCGACGCATAAGCCGAGCTTCGACGCAGACGCCACGCTTACGGAAGCCCGGGTTGCTGCCATGGAACTGGCTGAAGCAGCAGCTGCGCTGGTGCCAACGGACAGCTCCTCTGCGTAA
- the LOC120447461 gene encoding uncharacterized protein LOC120447461 isoform X7 has protein sequence MLVVSREKSQQIKAVSSPTLSEPCSEEQPQKAVESTEVASAGSSGGSGGLGVLQKFKRTLNNFNSKNQMHISPLSPAAVGSNHPKTKTSPTTPTVTIAPPATTTTAGDPGSEGGDTSSGKYRFGPLIWRTSKERRKTKYNRRDKCNSGDSGIQIELEQDEQYSRAMAVGRQDEPRAFVLTNGAGLSKMRAIRRTNSAKASNLLGPFIVKTKIAKHLNIGESEKAERKAPESLPTRSLSQPNGLESYGMGRPDLEDSDSDSVASNEEAVSFYPTIYAEVLYNFTAGGPQELGLERGMLIEILRKEVGPWWFGRIKKEETNLVEDILGPELGWFPKEFVRIIHCPETDNFFLAHRAAAEEAEAEEATARAEEGSVPVPVAAFAEDTDVTVTTDQSNVTLIVIESPSTPSAPSVDFVAQPDHSTIIRRSAVRELLDTEVNYVKLLAAICDGYLPAMSKRIDIFSPNSIRLIFSNITAIYKFQRKFLEALRRGIEQNQIAKVFLKMHKGFLCYSTYCNAYPRALIELETYDRVKDARTILENCRESQNLAELPLSAHLLAPVQRICRYPLHLNEIIKSALEKGVQEENDIDGARSAAKTTDYEQLDVNELDIPDTQDTVNLALEAMRGITEAVNEGKRHSETIARHQASFQNFKGPPLHLHSARFFLQVDATRQKQNLWNSSYTLFLFDNQLVYCKRDIIKRSHFIYKGRIFLDRCRVVNVRDGKMFGHTIKNSLRIYSESRDKWYDFSFRSANRKHRFLSTLALERQFGGKALYVSEMTGFEYNYEERPGDYSDQSDYDAQDFELPAVVTSGESSLPESPAKSTSRLCETLPKKSQSRDGISSAESSQIVSTTSTGSLGRRHFGNWFRKPKSANCTPSQSPTHKPSFDADATLTEARVAAMELAEAAAALVPTDSSSA, from the exons ATGCTTGTGGTTTCGCGTGAGAAG TCGCAGCAGATAAAGGCGGTCTCCAGTCCCACGCTGTCCGAGCCGTGCTCAGAGGAGCAGCCCCAGAAAGCAGTTGAAAGTACGGAAGTGGCTAGCGCAGGCAGCAGCGGCGGAAGTGGAGGCCTGGGCGTATTGCAGAAATTCAAGCGCACCTTGAACAACTTTAACAGCAAAAATCAGATGCACATCTCTCCGCTGTCGCCAGCGGCAGTAGGAAGCAATCACCCAAAGACCAAGACATCGCCAACAACACCGACCGTAACCATAGCACCTCCGGCAACGACGACCACAGCTGGCGATCCTGGATCAGAGGGCGGCGACACGAGCTCTGGTAAATACCGATTTGGGCCCCTCATTTGGCGCACCTCCAAAGAACGCCGTAAGACGAAGTACAACCGACGCGACAAGTGCAATTCTGGTGACTCGGGCATTCAGATCGAGCTGGAACAGGATGAGCAGTACTCCCGAGCGATGGCTGTGGGCCGCCAGGATGAACCCCGCGCTTTTGTCTTAACCAATGGTGCTGGGCTCTCCAAAATGCGAGCCATACGTCGCACCAACTCGGCAAAGGCGAGCAACCTCCTCGGTCCCTTCATTGTTAAAACCAAAATAGCCAAGCATTTAAACATTGGAGAGTCAGAAAAAGCTGAGCGCAAGGCGCCCGAGTCTCTGCCCACGCGATCGCTCAGTCAACCGAACGGCCTGGAGTCCTACGGCATGGGTCGTCCCGATCTGGAggacagcgacagcgacagtGTCGCGTCGAACGAGGAAG CTGTGAGCTTCTACCCAACCATCTATGCGGAGGTACTCTACAACTTCACGGCGGGCGGTCCTCAAGAACTGGGGCTGGAGCGCGGAATGCTTATAGAGATATTGCGCAAGGAGGTTGGACCCTGGTGGTTCGGCCGCATCAAGAAGGAGGAAACCAATCTCGTGGAAGACATATTGGGTCCTGAGCTGGGCTGGTTCCCCAAGGAGTTTGTGCGCATCATACACTGCCCAGAGACAGACAATTTCTTTTTGGCGCACAGGGCTGCTGCTGAAGAGGCGGAGGCTGAGGAAGCGACAGCTCGTGCAGAGGAAGGATCTGTTCCTGTGCCCGTTGCGGCATTTGCCGAGGATACAGATGTTACCGTGACCACAGACCAAAGCAACGTGACCCTCATTGTCATTGAATCACCATCTACTCCGAGTGCACCCAGTGTGGACTTCGTTGCCCAACCGGATCACAGCACGATCATACGCCGCAGTGCCGTTCGCGAACTGCTTGATACGGAGGTCAATTATGTAAAACTGCTGGCAGCCATTTGTGATGG GTACCTGCCAGCTATGAGCAAGCGCATCGATATATTTTCACCAAATAGTATTCGGCTAATCTTTTCCAACATAACGGCCATTTACAAGTTTCAGCGAAAGTTTCTTGAAGCCTTGCGACGAGGAATCGAGCAAAACCAGATTGCCAAAGTTTTCCTCAAAATG CACAAAGGTTTCCTATGCTACTCCACCTACTGCAACGCATACCCTCGAGCCCTAATAGAACTTGAGACCTACGATCGCGTTAAAGACGCCCGTACAATTCTTGAGAA CTGCCGCGAGTCCCAAAACCTGGCCGAGCTTCCCCTCTCTGCTCACCTGCTGGCACCGGTGCAACGAATCTGCCGCTATCCCCTGCACCTCAACGAGATTATCAAGTCGGCATTGGAAAAGGGAGTTCAGGAAGAGAATGATATAGACGGCGCGAGGTCAGCTGCCAAAACAACTGACTATGAGCAACTCGATGTCAATGAACTGGACATACCCGACACTCAAGACACTGTCAATTTGGCGCTGGAAGCGATGCGCGGCATCACGGAAGCAGTCAATGAGGGCAAGCGCCACAGCGAGACGATTGCCAGGCATCAAGCCAGCTTCCAAAACTTTAAGGGACCCCCGCTGCACTTGCACAGTGCTCGTTTCTTCCTGCAAGTCGATGCCACGCGACAGAAACAGAATCTGTGGAACAGCAGCTACACTCTGTTCCTTTTTGATAACCAGCTGGTGTACTGCAAACGAGATATTATTAAGCGGAGCCATTTCATCTACAAAGGACGCATTTTTCTGGATCGCTGTCGCGTGGTAAACGTGAGGGACGGAAAAATGTTTGGGCATACCATCAAGAACTCCCTACGCATCTATAGCGAGTCTCGGGACAAATGGTACGACTTTAGCTTCCGTTCGGCGAACCGCAAGCATCGCTTCCTAAGCACTCTCGCTCTGGAGCGCCAATTTGGTGGTAAGGCTCTGTATGTATCAGAGATGACTGGATTCGAGTACAATTACGAGGAGCGGCCGGGCGATTACTCAGACCAATCAGATTACGATGCACAAGATTTTGAATTACCAGCAGTAGTCACCAGTGGTGAGAGCTCACTGCCGGAGTCGCCGGCCAAGTCTACGTCTCGCCTGTGTGAGACATTGCCAAAAAAATCACAGTCCAGGGACGGAATATCCAGCGCTGAAAGCTCTCAAATTGTCTCCACCACATCTACAGGTTCGCTAGGAAGGCGACATTTTGGCAACTGGTTCCGCAAGCCCAAGAGCGCCAACTGCACTCCAAGTCAGTCTCCGACGCATAAGCCGAGCTTCGACGCAGACGCCACGCTTACGGAAGCCCGGGTTGCTGCCATGGAACTGGCTGAAGCAGCAGCTGCGCTGGTGCCAACGGACAGCTCCTCTGCGTAA